The following proteins are encoded in a genomic region of Stutzerimonas stutzeri:
- a CDS encoding TonB-dependent receptor, whose translation MPSNATRLLPLLTALATPVVYAQPTSPIELPGSSVTGTREEAGYKPEQSKAALKIDAPLRDVPQSINVVPQSVLRDQGADSLEDALKNVPGIGLSNGDGQRDQVTIRGFSAIGDQYIDGIRDDALYFRDLSNIERVEVIKGPAAVLYGRGSSGGLINSVTKKPTFAPEQEVGVSFDSEGKRRTQFDAGWADQQTQDKAFRVTGALEDSDTFREDSFLERKALAPSAYFRLSDDLEVNIGASYLYDKRLIDFGIPALNGRPVDVDRDKRFGSANASQDYTRSEVFSLTAGIDYQINDAFTLSNTSRYYHYDLDRNNTLAHTDANRFVTAPDGTLLVKLKRGNVQRKEDGWFNQTELKQNAVVAGMNHQLLYGVEFGRQEKDQQFYNQDDVARVPVYGDTLLPVPSQANRKTGDGLNTQDTTGLYIQDLIELSPHWKALLGVRYDEFNQSFRDDLNGKAELERTDYTLSPRAGLVWQPDDVQSYYLSVSRSYQPSGEMFQVSATNVELKPEETTNYEIGAKWNLLQDRLTLTAAIFRLERTEIKTTDPINPAKLVLAGEQRTDGFETTFMGQVTDKWQLYGGYAFLDAEITKSNSKTNGVDNEGQVPTLTPRHSANLWAVRTLAPEWRVGMGANYVGSRYTALDNDTEMPGYTTVDAALFYEQPKWDAALRLFNVFDKEYYASAHGSVDLITPGAPRTLELSANYRF comes from the coding sequence GTGCCATCAAACGCAACCCGCCTATTGCCGTTGCTTACCGCTCTGGCGACCCCCGTCGTTTATGCCCAGCCCACTTCACCGATCGAGCTCCCAGGCTCGTCGGTGACCGGCACCCGCGAGGAAGCCGGCTACAAACCCGAGCAGAGCAAGGCTGCACTGAAGATCGATGCGCCGCTGCGTGATGTTCCGCAATCGATCAACGTGGTGCCACAGAGCGTGCTCAGAGACCAGGGTGCCGACTCGCTGGAAGACGCGCTGAAGAATGTTCCGGGCATCGGGCTGAGCAACGGCGACGGGCAACGCGATCAGGTCACCATCCGCGGCTTCAGCGCGATCGGCGACCAGTACATCGATGGCATTCGTGACGACGCGCTGTACTTCCGCGACCTGTCGAACATCGAGCGCGTCGAGGTGATCAAAGGGCCGGCGGCGGTTCTCTACGGCCGCGGTTCCTCGGGCGGGCTGATCAACAGCGTGACGAAGAAGCCAACCTTCGCACCGGAACAGGAAGTCGGCGTCAGCTTCGACAGCGAAGGCAAACGCCGCACCCAGTTCGATGCCGGCTGGGCCGACCAGCAAACCCAGGACAAGGCGTTTCGCGTGACCGGCGCGCTGGAAGACAGCGACACCTTCCGCGAAGACAGCTTTCTGGAGCGCAAAGCGCTCGCCCCGTCCGCCTACTTCCGCCTTTCCGACGATCTGGAAGTCAACATCGGCGCGTCGTACCTCTACGACAAGCGTCTGATCGACTTCGGTATTCCGGCACTCAATGGCCGGCCCGTCGATGTCGATCGCGACAAGCGCTTCGGCTCGGCCAACGCTAGTCAGGATTACACCCGAAGCGAAGTCTTCTCGCTGACCGCCGGCATCGACTACCAGATCAATGACGCCTTCACGCTGAGCAACACCAGCCGCTACTACCACTACGATCTGGATCGTAACAACACCCTGGCGCACACCGATGCCAACCGCTTCGTCACGGCGCCGGACGGCACGCTGTTGGTCAAGCTCAAGCGCGGCAACGTCCAGCGCAAGGAAGACGGTTGGTTCAACCAGACCGAGCTCAAGCAGAACGCGGTCGTTGCCGGCATGAACCATCAATTGCTCTACGGCGTCGAGTTTGGCCGCCAGGAAAAGGACCAGCAGTTCTACAACCAGGACGATGTCGCGCGGGTGCCGGTGTATGGCGACACGCTGCTGCCGGTGCCGTCCCAGGCCAATCGAAAGACCGGCGATGGCCTCAATACCCAGGACACCACAGGCCTCTACATCCAGGACCTGATCGAACTGTCGCCCCACTGGAAAGCGCTGCTGGGCGTGCGCTACGACGAGTTCAACCAGTCCTTCCGCGACGACCTCAATGGCAAGGCCGAACTGGAGCGTACTGATTACACTCTCAGCCCGCGCGCAGGCCTGGTCTGGCAGCCGGATGACGTGCAGTCCTACTACCTGTCGGTCAGCCGCTCCTACCAGCCATCGGGCGAAATGTTCCAGGTCAGCGCGACCAACGTCGAACTGAAGCCGGAGGAAACCACGAACTACGAGATCGGCGCCAAGTGGAACCTGCTGCAGGATCGCCTCACGCTGACCGCCGCGATCTTCCGTCTCGAGCGCACCGAGATCAAGACCACCGACCCGATCAACCCGGCCAAGCTGGTACTCGCAGGCGAGCAGCGCACCGACGGATTCGAAACCACCTTCATGGGCCAGGTCACGGACAAGTGGCAGCTCTATGGCGGCTACGCCTTCCTCGACGCCGAGATCACCAAGTCGAACAGCAAGACCAACGGTGTCGACAACGAAGGCCAGGTGCCGACCCTTACCCCGCGTCACAGCGCCAACCTCTGGGCCGTGCGCACGCTGGCACCGGAATGGCGTGTCGGCATGGGTGCGAACTATGTGGGCAGCCGATACACCGCGCTGGATAACGACACCGAGATGCCTGGCTATACCACGGTCGACGCCGCGCTGTTCTACGAGCAGCCGAAGTGGGATGCCGCACTGCGCCTGTTCAACGTCTTCGACAAGGAGTACTACGCTTCGGCCCACGGCTCGGTCGATCTGATCACCCCCGGCGCGCCGCGCACCCTCGAGCTGAGCGCGAACTACCGGTTCTGA
- a CDS encoding TetR/AcrR family transcriptional regulator, with protein MRYSSSHKEQTRQRLIESSGAIAKRGGFATTGVDGLMKAIGLTGGAFYSHFPSKGDLFTEVVRRELSQSPIVARDGVFDRTRLERCLDAYLSMAHLHNPDAGCAIPALGAEIARAETPVREEAEHWLCALQQAWAQTLEDGDLAWALIAQCVGALVVARMLVKEETQREVLDASRNMLHSALTQ; from the coding sequence ATGCGTTATTCCTCCAGCCACAAAGAGCAAACCCGTCAGCGCCTGATTGAAAGCAGTGGCGCGATTGCCAAGCGCGGCGGCTTTGCCACTACCGGTGTCGATGGTCTGATGAAAGCCATCGGCCTGACTGGCGGCGCGTTCTACAGTCATTTCCCGTCGAAGGGCGACCTGTTCACCGAGGTAGTTCGACGTGAGTTATCGCAAAGCCCGATCGTTGCTCGAGATGGGGTGTTCGATCGGACCCGCCTCGAACGCTGCCTCGACGCCTACCTGAGCATGGCTCACCTGCACAACCCGGACGCAGGCTGCGCAATCCCGGCGCTAGGTGCCGAAATCGCTCGTGCCGAGACGCCGGTGCGGGAAGAGGCCGAGCATTGGTTGTGCGCCTTGCAACAGGCCTGGGCGCAGACGCTTGAAGATGGTGATCTGGCCTGGGCGTTGATCGCGCAGTGCGTGGGCGCTCTGGTCGTAGCTCGGATGCTGGTCAAGGAAGAGACCCAGCGTGAGGTGCTCGATGCGAGCAGAAACATGCTTCATTCGGCTTTGACGCAATGA